The Anastrepha ludens isolate Willacy chromosome 2, idAnaLude1.1, whole genome shotgun sequence DNA window aactCTAAGatgcaaatagagtaattcaaattagagttaaaagcgtgggatgcattttgcttcactttcataaccttctgtacataggtagttgccaatagaatgattgtaatatttactatatcaagcatcccacgcttttaactctaatttgaattactctatttgtatcttaatttttgttataggtaggtagttgactatgactgatcgttcaagtgctattacttcattataggtctctttgtgattaaaatttattttatactttttagttcgaatggcaataaaagcgtgttttttagtttttttaaactattttttattcactcTAGTTTTCGAAATGTGTTTGATGCCTGAAAccctttttatttcaaatcagACACAATTTTTTCCGCTTGACCAGAGTGATGTGAAAGTGAAAAAACGAACAATGTTACCGGTTGCTTGCTGAAGAATTAATTcatgtaatattttattattataaacaaaTCTAAACATTAATAATATTCGGTAACGCAAAAAAAGTCCTGAAATgtgaataatttttagtttaatataaaattttacgtcaattgtaaataatattaaattatttattattgtattgcattttttgtaataataataatttattttttaaggcaATTTGGCTTGTTGGCAGGCATGGCTGCTGAACCAAAAACTGGCCTTGTCCAACAAGACCAACATGCGAATCCGTGAAACAGTGCGCGATCATGTAAATAATTTTACGGAATATTTTGAGTAAATGTCACTGGTAACTTGGATAGCTGCTGAAAAATGAGAATTGGAAAAACTGTCACTGCTATCTGGTAGATGAGTTCCACTTCAGATAAACTTTCACTTGTATAAACTTTCGTTAAATATGCAGCTTACGAAACTATACTTTTTGTCAGTGTAATCATATCTAATGTTTTCCCACTAACACTAAAGAAAGTTTGCTCTTTGCGTAAATATTAGTATACGGAGAGCGAGATTGTGAGAGCCATTCGGGTAAACACAAGAAATTGTACACAACTGTCAGCCGCTGCTCAGCTTCAACGAATTGATTAAACAAGTTAAGAAAAAGTAAGCGCAGAGCGCATGGTTGACAAGAAAGCGGGTGTGTGCATACACACAGATGTCTACATAAGTGTGTGTGGCGCCATGGCAATGATACTACATACCATACCCACTGTTGGGCTTAGATACAAATATTTACGTTGAAATACGTCAACTGATAGCGAGTCGAAGACGCAATGCGACTGCCGGCCTCCAGTCACCGCTCAACAACGGTGGGCTACGAAGGTGGGCTCACGCGTCTAGTCATTATTGTTAATTTACGCCGTTcttgttttcaataatttgtgaGTCTGTCGAGATTACTGCCAAATACAGCAATCATGCCGGACAACAGCGGCAAATTCAATCCAAATATACAATTGGAAATACCCAAATggataaatgcgaaatattttgaGAAGATACTGCATAAAGAGGATACAAATCTCcacaaaatactaaaattgaCACCGATCCCCGCTACACCGCCCGGTGAGAACTACACATCGCTCATGATGCGCATCCTAATGGACATTGAACTAAAAGGTTAGCTGCTATATTTATAGGTAAAAGTGCGCAGTTGGTGGCATCGAAAGTAATAGTCgtttaaaaatgaattgttaAAGCACTACGCAAATGTTACCGAAGTTATAGATAGAgattacatacgagtataataggaattataaaaaaaaaatattttttctgatttaGAATTGTTTGCTTTTTGCCACTCAAACACACCTGTCTCATAAAAGATTTCTCGCATTGTAAAAGcagtttgcatatgtatgtatgtatgtatgtatgtatttgtgtggaaatatatatacatgtaaatGAACTGCTGCACTAGTGTGCGTAAAGAGTTTCAAAACAATAACTGATTAGCTTATCTTCACATCAAGCAACTTGCATTGTTTGTTTTATCCAATTCCGTTTAACTCTCTCCGCTCTACTACTACTGCAGATGGCTACACACAACAGAAGTCGTACATTGTAAAAACAACACTGGACGACGACAAAGGCGGCACACTTATCAATGCACTGAATCTCTTTCCGAAAGAGAAACTCATGTACGAGCGCATTCTACCTCAGCTGGAGCAACTCTACCATGACCTTGGCAAGAACGTGATATTCGCACCCAAATGCCAATGGATCGAGCAAAAATCCAGCCGCATTACTATTGTACTCGAAGATCTGAACACAAAGAAATTCCGCAACATCAACAGACTCAAAGGCTTCGACATGCCGCACATGAAGCGTGTGCTGGAAAAGCTCGCCGAATTCCATGCAGCCAGCGTCATATGGCACGAGAAGCACGGCGCATATCCGGATGAATTTCAGAAAAGTTATCTACCTGCCAACTATCAAAAATCGAAATCTTATCAGGCACGTGTACAAAGCTACAAGATAGCTATGGCGACGTGGGGCTTAGAAGATTACGACAAATATGTGGAGCGCATTGTGAGTACGCCCAAACAATAGATATTTACAACACCACAAACATGCACCACCGCATTGCGCATAACAGTATGAATAACTAACGCAGTGATCTTTTACCTGCCTTTGTTTCAGCCAAATGCCGAGCAATTCGTCAATGCAGCCATGGGTTGCTTCAACTCAGATCCCAACGAATTCAAGGTGCTCAATCATGGCGACTTCTGGTCCAGCAATATAATGCTGAACTACACCTCAAATGGCGAAGTGAATCAAATACGCTTCGTAGATTACCAGCTGTGCAAGTGGGGCAGCCCGGCACAGGATCTATGGGAACTGATCGTATGCTCGGTTGTGAGCAATTTGCGCATTTGGGAATTCGATCATTTCATACGAATCTACCACACTCACCTACTTAAGTGCTTGAAGCTGCTCAATTATGGCAAACCGCTGCCCAAACTGAATGAGCTGCATATAAGTATGTTGAAGCATGGCTTTTGGGGTAAGCGGCATcgtatttttagcaatttttcaaattgtgttttaacatatgtatgtgtgtgtgtatatatatattacataggCTACAGCACAACCTTCACACATTTGGTTCTAATACTCCTGCCTTCGGATAAAGATGCCAGTCTATTCAAGCTGATTCAGCCGGGGGAGGAAGGCGACAAGTTCCGACACAAAGCCTATACAAATCCGCTCTATGTGCGGGCTATGTTGGATATATTGCCATTTTTATATAGGCGTGGCATTTTAGACTTTCAATAACtaggcttttgaaaaactacaaaaatatgCGGCTGACTGtggaattttacaaaattagcaGAAACTCTGGTGGTGCCAAGGTTACAAATGGATACTGGAGTAGTTCTTGGCTATGCGAAATTTACGCCAAAAGatgtataaaatttgtacttaaataaaatgttccatGCTACGCTTCTCGTGACTTCGATGACGTCATCTGCAAGAAGGATCGAAGAAAAAACTGGTTAAATGGAGAGTAACGAAATCGGGATAGGGCtactaataattttaatatttctataaCATTTGTAATTgactaataaacatttttaattcgaaataTTTCCAGTTGAAATTCATGTCATTAAATGATCCAAAAAGTATGGAAATTTGGTAGCAGTTCCCTTGTGCCGCTGAATAGGCCGCGAGACCACAAAATGCTCCGAAATTCATCAGCAATCACGATTCATATGAATATATTCTgcttatatgaatataaaagtTATATACCCTACGATTAGAAAGTACCGGgactgtttaaataaaacaaaatagagttaaattccaggcaaatttatttgatcTCCTTAAAAATATAACCcgcctgaagcaacacacacaGGTGCCAACGCTTAACCCAGTccccatgcacccctggtagaccGACAAAGGGATGGCGTGCAGCTCCCTCATTGCATTCTCTTTGacctcctctatcgactgaaatctccttgcACGAAGTgttaacttcaacttgggaaacaaaaagaagtcacacggagccatatcaggtgaatacggtgcttgctcgatggtatttacttggtgtttggtcaaatgaTCCAACATTATtcggcgcgttatcatcatgcaaaatccaagaattatttgcccacatttccggccgtttgcggcgtacagcatctctcagaCGCTTCAAAacgaataaataatattctttattgactgtctggcccgatggaaggtactcatggtgcactacgccttgacaatcgaagaaaacattcaacccggtactttttgatcataggctGTGTTTGTACCTATGTTAGGCATATTTCCTAGCAGTTTCGGGTtctacatagaattataagagCATAGCTCTAAGGTCAATTTCTGTACTTGGGAATTTTTGGAATGAggaatctatttttgatgtataatttttattcaaagcaTCCCAAGATGGCACTATAAGGCAactttttggaattattttataCCGTAATAAGAACATTCACAAAGGGACTTGGACAATCCCTGGAACCTCCTTATCCAATCAAATTGACCACGTTTTAATATCGAGACGGTGGGAATCCTCAATAACAGACGTTCACTCATGCCGCAGTGCAAATATTGATAGCGATCAATttctagtaaaaataaaatttaatcatcGCATAACCATGCACAAGGAAGAAAAAGGTTTAACGAGGCCAAAATGGAACACAAGACAACTTGCACACCCTACAAAtgcgaaaatatttcaaaacttattTCTGCACCAGTATGAGCCGCACGCccaaaatgaaaatatcgaTGCAGAGTGGGAGAATATAAAACTCTCTCTTAATAACGCCGCTACTGAAAGCATAGGAAAGCTGactaaaacagaaaacaataaatgGTTCAACGCTGAATGCGCCCAGGCAATAGCTAAGAAAAATGAAGCTCGGCAAAGAATGCTAAGAAGGCCCACCAGAGCAAGTAAAGAGGCATACAAAGCCGAGAGAATTGTCGCCACTAAATTATGCCGCGCCAAGAGAAAGCAGTCGCAAAAGAGGGAACTTGAACAACTCGTGACGGATTATCATACCAAAGACATTAGAAAATTTTACAAGCGtgccaaacaacaaacaaaagacTTTCTGCCTCGTCTTAACATCTGTAAGGATAAAAGCGGAGTTATATTATCTGAAGAAAGTAGCGTTATCGAACGGTGGAAGAAATTCTTTTCAGATCTATATAACCCCGTTACAGCAAGCGCATCATCTCTCATAAACTTTACGCACGACAATAATGCGGCGGAGCCGGAACCAACTTTGATGTAACTTGATAAAGCTTTTACTCATATGAGTAACAATAAGGCTCCTGGGGAAGATGGCATTCCCATAGAGCTGCTGAAGTACCTCGACGACAACGGACGTCAAGTTCTGCTACACCTCTTCTTAAGAATATGGCATCGAGGCAGCATTCCGGAAGCATGGCGTGTAGGGTTGGTAACTCCTATTCACAAAAAGGGAGGCAAATTACGCTGTGAAAACTACCGTGGAATCACATACAAAAAATCTTTTCTCGAATCCTGGCATCCCGGCTAACTGCGGAAGCAGAAAAAATCTTGCGCGAATACCAAGACGGATTTCGCCCAGGTCGATCAACGACAGATCAAATCTTTATGTTAAaacaaaatcttgaaaaatgttatgaatGCACCTTAGACGTACACATCCTGTTTGTCGATTTCAAACAAGCCTTTGATAGTATTCTCCAAGACAAATTCCCAGAAGCGCTCTCCAAGTTGGGTATCAGCAACAAACTTATTCAGCTGCTCATGGCAACACTAACTAACACCACTGGAAAAGTAATTGTACAACAAGCAGTGTCAAAGCCCTTCGAAATCTCCTGTGGCGTAAACCAAGGCGACGCGCT harbors:
- the LOC128857750 gene encoding uncharacterized protein LOC128857750 — translated: MGKITNPNENLRIPKWISADYFEKVLEKDGEDYAEISKFTAVAATPPGENFTSVMLRIHLDLVLKDGSRKHKTYVMKTMLDDDCGGREVQNLNYFPKELEMYAKFLPAFEKLYKDAGKPVKLAPRCLLAEARDNRINFVFEDLTLKGFVNADGRKGLNMDGMRRTLQKLAEFLAASVVYFEKNGPYPENFKFSFAKENGYESFKRVFDVKVVQFKEAMVTWGLKDADKYLKKFPTFDQYWKSVTRGFATAENSFNVLNHADCWSSNVMYSYRENGRVDDALLIDYQICKWGSPAEDLLFLITISAAKDIRIRECEHFVAIYHEHLTECLELLGYKKGLPKLRDLQMDMYRENNSFYAFFAVFNHLAMVLYPTDKDCNMNSLLSPSEEAQRFRLKIYTSPAFKEAMLGILPFYHNRGLFNFCDYEYTNIYVEIRQLIASRRRNATAGLQSPLNNGGLRSLSRLLPNTAIMPDNSGKFNPNIQLEIPKWINAKYFEKILHKEDTNLHKILKLTPIPATPPGENYTSLMMRILMDIELKDGYTQQKSYIVKTTLDDDKGGTLINALNLFPKEKLMYERILPQLEQLYHDLGKNVIFAPKCQWIEQKSSRITIVLEDLNTKKFRNINRLKGFDMPHMKRVLEKLAEFHAASVIWHEKHGAYPDEFQKSYLPANYQKSKSYQARVQSYKIAMATWGLEDYDKYVERIPNAEQFVNAAMGCFNSDPNEFKVLNHGDFWSSNIMLNYTSNGEVNQIRFVDYQLCKWGSPAQDLWELIVCSVVSNLRIWEFDHFIRIYHTHLLKCLKLLNYGKPLPKLNELHISMLKHGFWGYSTTFTHLVLILLPSDKDASLFKLIQPGEEGDKFRHKAYTNPLYVRAMLDILPFLYRRGILDFQ